The sequence tattgtattgtattatagtcgactttgtagttggtaacggagggatgattttgcattgcgtacgcattagcccccgtttcagctaccctcggagggatgattttgcattgcgtacgcattagcccccgttgtaagaattatattgtattaactaccacggtgagatgattttgtcattgcactacgcattagctaccgttggtgagttgtttgaaaggttccagtgttcttcatatgaatgattttacagcaggaatagacctgcacagattgttttctaattatgagtatcttgtggtctattatattattgaaaatgactgATTATgaaaaaataatgaactcaccaaccttttggttaacacttgaaagcatgtttattctcaggtattaaagaaatcttccgctgtgcatttgctcatattagagatattacttggagtcattcatgacatatttcaaaagacgttgcattcgagtcgtcgagttcatcaagattattactaagtcaattatagttggatatattatgaaatggtatgcatgccgtcaactttcgatgaaatgaaagtttgtcttttaaaaacgaatgcaatgtttgtaaaatgtatcatatagaggttaagtacctcgcgatgtaaccaaatgtaatgtattcgtccagatggattaggacgggtcctttcaatgtgaTTGTAATTGACTAACATTATATGATTCATAAGCCAATAGATGGGATATGAGCATTAATGcttttgccaatcacttgtgattgtacAATCTAATCACCTGTTATTTTATAAATGACTAACCTTATGATTATATAACAACACAATCATTTGATTATATCAAGCAATCAAATATGATTCATAATCCAGCATATGGGATATAAGCATTTAATCCAGCACATTTCATCGTAACATCAGGATTCACAATTGtacgaaaataaaaaaataaaataaaaaaatctttCACTAATTCAGTAGTAACATCAGATTTCTGTAGTATCATGTTTTTGTTTTGCCTTTTGAATTTTAGATGATGAATCCTACACCAAAGTTGCTTCAAAACAGTCACAGAGTGCTCCTGAATCATTAATACAACCTGAATCATCATAAATTTGCAGGAATCATTGATGAACATTAGCATCGAGTGAATATGGACCAAAAATTCAAAATCGTTATCTATGTGTTTTTAGGTCATGAATTGTACACAAAATCAGTTGGAAATCACTTCTACAATGCTTGAAAATTATCATCATCACTTGAAAATCACTGAATCAAGCTAATTGAAATATTTACCAAATTTGAGCGAACTTTGACCTTGAGATTTTGAGATCTGAGATGTTTGTCAATGCGAATTGAAGCATCTCGTAGCTTTACGAAAGTATCTGGAATCTAAAAATGCATTCAATTCTTCCTTAGAGCAACTAGATTCTTCCAAGGGCCACAACTCCTCAAGTTTAGGTCACGATGAAGAAGAGGATCGAATTAATCTAGATCTGATGATTGATAATCCGAATTGAAGATGAACGAAGCTTCATATTGTGAATAGAAACGAGTTACTGAGCTCAATTCGTGATGAATAACATTCCAATTGTTGATTTTGAGGATGAGATGAAGAACATGTTACTGTACGTAGAGATCTGAAATTTACAAAATGACCAGAATACCCTCCCTGTATTATTTGGTGTTTTAATCTGGTTCATTGATCAAAAATGATCCAAGGGCTGAGAAGCGCCCCATGGTTTTCAACCTTTTTAATAGTTTCTTTGGATTACATTCTATATTTAGAATAGACTTTGAAAAAGACGGTTTAAATATTGAAATATAATCACTAATTAATATACGGAGTAACTGATAACAAAAAATGGCCTATTTTCATAAGTTTCAGAATTATTTAAAATTGACATTTTAGAAAAAGAGAATCCCCTAAAAATCGAAACAAacattaaattattaattaatttaattataatataatataataattaaaattaaataaagaGCGAAGATTCAGCAACCCAAAATCTCTTTCAAAGCGATCTCCACTCCCCCCTGTTTCATTCACATTTCCAACTTTATTTCTACTTGCAGATCTATCTATACTTTCTATATCTTCTTCAAACACACTCAAAATTAAATCCGTACATTAACCCTCATTATATAAAAGCAAATAAGAATGGGAGCATACAGAGCAGATGATGACTACGATTACTTGTTCAAAGTAGTTTTGATTGGCGATTCAGGCGTCGGTAAATCAAATCTATTATCTAGATTCACTCGAAATGAGTTCAGTCTCGAATCTAAATCAACAATCGGTGTTGAATTCGCTACTCGTAGCATTCGTGTTGATGATAAAGTTGTTAAAGCTCAGATTTGGGATACTGCTGGTCAGGAACGGTATGTTTATAAGATCAATCTCCATTTTATTCTTTGATTTTATCATTTATTGCTGAAAGCTAGGGTTTATGAAGGTTTTGAATTGAAGCTGCTTAGATCCATGTATGATGTGATTATATATGAATGTTGTTTATATCTGGCTTCTCATTGTAGCTGACGTGTTTGATTTTAGTTACTTATAGTAGTATATTTTTTTAGTGATTAGTGAATGTAGTTGATCTAGTAGAATTTATACTGTTTTGTTGAAGTTACTTGAGGCTCGAAAAGCTTTATAAATCTCGAGTTCGAATTCGATAAGAGCTTTACTCCATCGAGTTAGAACTCGAGACATACTCAAGTTGATCAGTAAAGTTTGGCTCGTTACGAGTCCTAGAATGAATTTGATTGCTGAATATAAGAAGTATAAGAGAAATAAGTACTTGCTGAACCTTTATCAAAACGATCTATCGAGTATTAACTATATAGTTTAGTGTTTATTTGATATGCACATTCAGAATAACAAAATGTGGTGTTAAGTTATTTTATTCATCATACAGGTACCGTGCAATCACAAGTGCATACTACCGAGGTGCAGTAGGTGCATTACTCGTCTATGATGTAACTCGCCATGTCACTTTTGAGAATGTAGAAAGGTGGTTAAAGGAGCTCCGGGATCATACAGATTCCAACATTGTAATAATGCTCGTTGGTAATAAAGCTGATTTACGCCATTTACGGGCTGTCCAGACCGAAGATGCTACAGCGTTTGCTGAAAAGGAGCACACGTACTTTATGGAAACCTCTGCACTTGAATCGCTAAATGTGGAAAATGCTTTTACTGAAGTTCTTACCCAAATCCATCAAATTGTCAGCAGAAAAGCACTTGATACTGGTGATGATTCAGCTGCTTTGCCAAAAGGCCAAACGATTAATGTCGGAGGCAAAGATGACGTATCAGCTGTGAAAAAAGGTGGGTGTTGTTCTTCTTAATGAAACGAAGTGGATGTATGTGGTGGATTTTGATCAAGTGAATGAGATTTCAAAGTACAAATCACAATGTTCAATGTTTAGTCTATAATTGAAACCGAGATTATGGCTCTATCGGGGAAGAACTTAGCTTGTTGGAGTTGAACCAAAATGCCCTAAGATGGAAATGATTGTACTTGGGTTCAATCTGTCCTTGTTAGGTTTTTTGTTATTCACTTTAATGTATTGTTAGAGTCCATATTCATATGATTTCTTTTAGGAACTGATATCTTAATTTCTCTTTGTCGTTTCTCAATTGTTCAAGATTCTCTTGGTTTATACTCTCTGCTATGATTATTGATTAGTTGGTGTGTGAAGATTAGTGCATAATTATGTGCAAATATCTATTTTCTTTGGTAGCTTGATGATTTCAGATATCTTTTCTTATACTAATACAAgtgtttttttctttttcttttttttctaaaAAACATAAATAACAAGATCAGAAGAGATACAAGAATCGAAATCAAGCCCAAATCAACAACGCAACATAAGGCGTAAACAAAACAAACTGACCTAAATAACCTAAACACTGGCAATAATCCAAGAATGCCAGATCTATAGCTGAACAAATCgatcatttttttttttcttttgtgaaAAGCATCGATGGTATGTAACATGTGGTAGTAGTTGTCATCAATTTCCGTTAGCAACTTAGCGTTGAATTTATAAATACACCTTTTTATCATTTTGTAAGTTTACCTATTTAACTAtgtataaaaaaaaaacatttacatATAGTACATTATAATTAAATTTTATATACATCTTGTTGTGCATATAAATATAAGGTAGTTAGCCACAAACGGTTCCTATCTCATTCTCATGTTGCataatgaaaaataaaaataagtgctTACTGGAGTAAGACAACGGAAGGATTCATCTACAATCACGTTGTAAACTGGAATTAATCGCGAATGCGGTTAAACGAAATTTAAACTTCAAGAAGAATGAAGAGTAAACAAGAACACATAACTTTATTGACTTAAAAATTGAATGAAAAGAACATAAACACATATCCTATATATAGGGACATAAGACCTAATTAAGTTTcctaaaacaaataattaaaactTTCCTAATAAAAATATTCCAGcaaattgtaacgacccaactttgttTTACCAAAAACGCgtcttaactttttttttttaaagtacatctggacggcgtccagacatcaGGACGGCATCCAGTAACAAAGAGCAGGACGACGTCCAAcaatcaggacggcgtccaacaATCAGGACGGCGTCTAGTAACACTAAAATGTTCTGTGACTGAGCACacccaacccacgttatactggacggTGTCCAaccaaatctggacggcgtccagcagacctGCTCAGCCCCATTTCATTTCAAAACACACTTAACACTTTAAATCAATACCAAAacgatttgtaacaacccaaacaagttttacatcaacgaaaCGTTACATAAAAGTGTTTACACTatgaatacgggttaagactcaataacccaatccaataccaagagcataatcccggggactaccaaatcacccatccgcgtccaaatatccaaaagctaccccatcgagccaaagcgctcctacgcatctagtctataaACTAGCTagtttcacaatcacaatacctgcaaaaaggtaaacaacgagagggggtaAGCATgaagcttagtgaatacaataattatacatattcatatataatctacttacttgcaatcacttacacaattaccgcataaacgctagcaatataattagcataccatcgcaaagtatagcGCTAAacctccaatacgcaagctagcacaaacaatagcatataactcgaataatataatatgctacactacaacacataaccatggttaaccaatcgtacaagggaatggcgctcgcgaatggCCATCGGAGTtcccaacatccattagtgtacttaacaccgcttatcactaacccccggatggcatcttaacacctcgatacttcacccctgaGCGGCATCTTatcacctcgatgcttcacccatcaaacattccggagtggtgtcttaacacctcgacacttcactcccgggtggcatcttaacacctcgatacttcaccccgagtggcatcttaacacctcgatgcttcactcgtcaaacatttcggagtggtgtcttaacactttgaCACTTTACTCGTCACTTGAAATGtggcgtcttaacacttcgacacttcacatctcacgctacacaaataaatacatcatatacatacacgtataattattcaactcacctcgtgaactcgagcattacaaaccatgcgcgaaatctccacCAACGCAACCGAGcggcttttacctataatacacacATAGTTATAcgcacaatcaacatacattctctacgagagaattcgacgccaactcccttaaccaagggtttatacatacctccacaaaccgcccatttagacacctaaagtggacttaaCCAATTACCACTACATGTGGTGATTTCGACCCATTCAAACAAATACAATTAACCAAAATTACacttgacaccatttaaaccaacctaggtcttaacactaaattactacttgggtagtaatcatttcaaacgccaattacaccaaaatcccaacacgtgcaatattgacccatattgcttttgaccacgtttgacttatgttaaaatgtcattttaacccaaaatcacatcccacgattactttcattcaaaaacgtcatttaacacttaataaaagtgtttaacatccatttaatccaattttgtgtcattaccaaattctacccaatcaaagtcaacccattttgatacAAGTCCCAAAAACGCctaaaatcactaacggctagtgattatattttcaaaacacaatttaacgcatgaaccaagcatttacatacttgattcttcaaatctcgactcaaaacttagtttgacaacaatttgaggttaacacccattttaaccaactaacatgttcttatgaacatctatacactaacccatttataatctagtgattacacccaataccatgaccaaattcgtcatcaaaccctaacccaccaataacgggtcaaaacccatctactaactacaacaaacccatttcacaaccattcaagggtttctaacaaaatcaagctcaaaccctaatttgaatatcaaaatcaaataatgaatttcggagttagaacttaccaacactactaaAAACATAGCTaaggatgagatgaacaactttaaccctCGCGACTTGACctgattcactcttcttcttcctcaaatcaagctctctctctctaaaatgggttcctctctctctaggaatggatgagagtgtttgagaaggtgaaaatggggataagagtgagtttggatcagttttaatggctcaaccgaccctgatgtgcgtagaggtgtatacgaaatagttatatttttactacaaaatactattaaatacgatacaattttacacaagttatttatttatttatagagtggatatacctaaaccttgctacaacacttataggcagtgtacctaatcgtacagtagtgtagtttttagtaagtccggttcgttccacagggatcttagccaagtttaacgctatatttttaaaactatatttgtaaatatatgaatatatatataagtagtattattattataaaagggggtttttaccgtttaatgaccggtttgtcgattttaaaactttagtcgcagttaaaacctaatgcaaaatattaaaataaaatataacttaatttaaagcgttaagtaaatgacaataatgaaattgcgataaataaaagtgtgataaataaaattgcgataattaaaaagtacgataattaaaagttcaattaaataaaatgacagtaaataaaagtgcgataattaaaagtgcaattaaatatgaaataaaggaattatgcttatttaaacttccgtaatcatgatgttcgacgtgttgattttagtttattaccatgggttaattgttctttgtcctggattattcgatatgtccatacggatttgtccataatagtccatcagtcataaatataaagtgcgaggatcttcgtcaaattatctttatacccgaagtcaaatgttccaactaattggggattcgaattgtaacaaggtcttaatactttgtttaatgaatacaccaggttatcgactgcgtgtaatccaaggttttattactttgttaacaattacaccaattacccttgaatgtaatccacccctgtttcaactagtccattaactattaatccaatcccgtatccggtaaaatgaacaattattagtatttatagatatcccgcccaccgtacccagtcaagcgtatgtggttatatataaatacgtcaaattataagtctatatattaaattaacgaggtatcatttagttaatataaagcccattaatagcccaaagtctaatttccacaagtgtcgttcttttgtccaaaccccaattatggtacaaagcccaattacccaattttaatatttagcccaacaacacgattacttcggcttaaataagcataataataacttagcaacgagacattaatttaaaaaggttgaacataacttacaatgattaaaaatagcgtagcgttacacggacagaatttcgacttacacccttacaacattcgctaacatacccttattattataatttaaaattaaaattaaaattaaaatataatatatatatatatatatatatatatatatatatatacgtgagagagatggagaaaaagatatcgttagatcatctaaagcagctagagccgattctagccatgacttagattctatttccgcaaagatagatgctgtcgagagacgaatggaaaagatgactaaagatatccactcaatacgaattagttgtgagcagtgtggaggaccacatttgataaaagattgtctcagtattgaaccaacaatggaacaaagagagaatgtttcatacatgaaccaaaggcctggaaataattatcagaataattatcaaccgccaagaccaatctacaatcaaaatcagaactataatcgaaatgttccatacaacaaccaacaaggtccaagcaatcaacaagtacctaataatacttacaatcagcaaagacctatttttcaaaataaaccaccacaaaccgatgataaaaagccaaatttagaagatatgatgttgaagctagttgaatctcaaacgcagtttttcacatctcagaaacaaacgaatgaacaaaatgctcaagcatttagaaatcaacaagcttctattcaaaatttggaacaagaagtaagcaacctaacaaggttgataggtgaaagaaaatcggaaagtctacctagtgatacaaatgctaacccccggaatgaaacagctaaagccattaccacaagaagtggtattacacttaaaccacctgaaatgcctgtaatttctgatgaagctattcctactccacaagaaccacaatctgagcaagataaggaaacagaaccggtagttgaaaaggttaatgaagataacacaattaaggctaaaccttatgttaaaccataccaaccaccacttccttacccgagtaaaatgagaaaagaaagacttgaagccgagcaatccaaattcttggatatgtttaaacaaataaatgtaaatcttcctttcattgatgtgatttcaggaatgcctagatatgctaaatttctgaaagatctaatcacaaatagaaagaaaatggaagaactcttggcttttactatgaatgctaattgctctgcagtactattgaataaaataccagaaaaattatcagatccaggaagtttcacgatttcatgttttctgggtagtcttagttcaatagaagcattggcagatttaggtgccagtataaatttaatgccgtattcactatacgctaaactagaccttggagaattgaaaccaacacgaataagcatacaactagctgatcgatcagtaaaatttcctagagggataatggagaacatgctatttaaagttggtactttagtatttccagtagattttgttattctggacatggaagaagattctcgagttcctctcatattaggaagaccattcttaaacacggccaaagcaataatagacgtgtttggtaagaaactgaccctaagtatagaggacgagagtgttaccttttctgtggatagagcaatgcaacaacagcaatctgcagatgatacatgctattatattcaaactatagattcacatgcagaattgttagaagaatttccagaataacaaggaacaggagaatgttctttgggagaaggaactgaaccaattgatgaagttgaaatgttagctacacttatggctaatggatatgaaccaacaacagaagaaattcaaatgctaaaagagaaagacagatatcgatataaatcatcgatagaagaaccaccgacattagagttaaatccacttccaaatcatttgaaatatgcttatttacatggtgaatctgaattacctataataatatcgtcttctcttactgaaaataaaaaatctcaactcattactgtgctaaaaactcataaaccagctattgcatggaaaattcatgatattaaaggaataagtccttcgtattgcacacataaaatccttatggaagaaggtcataaaacgtatgtgcaacgccaacgaagactaaatcctaatatgcaagatgttgttaagaaagaaattattaaactgcttgatgcaggtttaatttatccaatctctgatagtccatgggtaagcccagttcaatgtgtacctaagaagggtggtatgactgtcatcacaaatgagaaaaatgagcttattcctactaggactgtaaaagGATggggtgtttgtattgattatagaaaattaaatgacgccaccagaaaagatcactttcccttatctttcattgatcaaatgttggaaagattagccggaaacagttactattgttttcttgatggtttttccggatattttcaaattccaatagcacctgaagatcaagagaaaaccacgttcatgtgcccttatggtacttttgcttacaaacgcatgccatttggactttgcaacgcccctgcaacctttcaaaggtgcatgatggcgatttttcacgacatgatagaagaatgcatggaagttttcatggatgacttttcagtcttcggtgatacttttgaaacatgtctacttaatcttgaacgaatgcttattagatgcgaacaatcaaatctagttcttaattgggagaaatgccatttcatggttaaagaaggcatcgttcttagtcataaaatctcaaaggaaggaattgaagtggatagagctaaagtagatgtaattgctaaacttccgcatcccaccaatgttagaggagttaggagtttgctagggcatgccggtttttaccgacgtttcataaaagatttttctaaaattgccactcctatgaataaactcctagaaaaggatgctccattcatcttttcagatgaatgcatcaaatcttttaatattcttaaagaaaaactcactaatgcgccgatcatgataactccaaattggaatctaccgtttgaactaatgtgcgatgcaagtgattttgcaatgggagccattttaggacaaaggattgaaaaaagatttcaacctatttattacgctagtaagacgttacaaggagcacaaacgaattacacaactactgaaaaagaactccttgccattgtctttgcttttgacaaatttcgttcgtatctcgttctagctaaaacggtggtctatactgatcattctgctcttagatacctattttcaaaacaagatgccaagccaagattaatccgttggatcttactcttacaagagttcgatattgaaatccgagataaaaagggagcagaaaatctcgccgctgatcatctttctcgtcttgaaaatcccgaattaaaagttctaaatgaatcggccatacaagacaactttcctgatgaatatctattgaagatagattataatgaaattctatagtttgcagactatgcaaactacttagtatgtggattccttgaaaaaggattatcgtaccaaaaacgaaagaaattctttagtgatataaaacactatttctgggaagatccacatttgtttaaaagttgtcccgatggaataatacgtcgatgtgtattcgaagatgaagctagtcaaattttaaaccattgtcacacaggaccaacaggagggcattatgggcctcagttcatagcaagaaaagtttacgatgctggattctactggcctacaattttcaaagacgcacaccttctttgcaaatcctgtgatgcatgtcaaagggccgaaaaaataagtcaacgtgatgaaatgccacaaaatgtcattcaagtatgtgaagtatttgacatttggggtattgactttatgggtccatttccaaaatctcataataatctctacattctcgttaccattgattatgtatctaaatgggcgaaagcacaagctctcccaactaacgatgcacgagttgtagtcaactttttaaaacgtctttttgcaaggttcggaacaccgaaagctttaataagtgatcggggtactcatttttgtaataatcaacttgagaaagttctcaaaagatatggagtaactcataaaatctcaaccgcttatcatccacagacaagtggacaagttgaaaataccaaccgagctttaaaacatattctagaaaaaaccgtaggatcaaatccgaaggaatggtccatgaaattggaggatacactctgggcttttagaacagcctacaaaactccaattggaaccacaccttttagactcgtttacgaaaaagcatgtcatcttccagtagaaattgagcacaaagcattttggactttgaagacatgtaatcttgatttacatgaagccggacgtctacagttaagtcaattaaatgaattagaagaattgagacatgaagcatacgaaaattcgttaatctataaggaaagaacgaagaaatggcatgataaaagaatcagaagttcaaaagaacttaaaggaggag comes from Rutidosis leptorrhynchoides isolate AG116_Rl617_1_P2 chromosome 4, CSIRO_AGI_Rlap_v1, whole genome shotgun sequence and encodes:
- the LOC139844990 gene encoding ras-related protein RABA1f, producing the protein MGAYRADDDYDYLFKVVLIGDSGVGKSNLLSRFTRNEFSLESKSTIGVEFATRSIRVDDKVVKAQIWDTAGQERYRAITSAYYRGAVGALLVYDVTRHVTFENVERWLKELRDHTDSNIVIMLVGNKADLRHLRAVQTEDATAFAEKEHTYFMETSALESLNVENAFTEVLTQIHQIVSRKALDTGDDSAALPKGQTINVGGKDDVSAVKKGGCCSS